The genomic window ATCCCGGTGGGCTAATGTTGAGCTCTCAGCTGCGACGATAAAGTACGGCCAAGCAAGGAGATGTAGCCCGACAATGTCGATGTAAGCATCCACCTCCTCAATAGCACGCTTAAACCTTTCAATCATGGGAACTGTTTCTTCTGCTGGAGGGTTGAAGATTGCCCGCTGGACGTAGATGTCGCAGGCCCAGGTCGTCAAGTCTGCCAGCTGCAAGATGAGCCCTTCAAGCTCAGGATGGAATTGGAGACACCAGGGTATGAATCCAAGACAAGCTTGCTGCTGTGCTTGGATGAATTGTGCGCCGTTGGTCTCGTTGAAGAGGGACTCGCCAAAGAGGCAGACTCTATAAACGCGTGAGAAACCGGTCTTCCCCTAGTTGTGGACATGGAAACGTACCTTAGAATCTGCATCTCGACGAATTTCCTGAGCTCCGAGGCCATGGCATCCAGACCCTGTCCGAGAGCATTGACCACAACTCGGAGAGATCCATACACAAGCTTAAAGTTGGGACTTCCACTGATCATCTCCCGAATGTGAAGCAGAAGCAACACTGTGAGTGCTGACTCGTCATCCTGGGGCGCACATCTTTCAGATCTGGTAATGAGATCCCGGACGAGGCTACTATAGGCGGTAGGATCTAGGGACACAGTTGTCCCATTCTGTAAGGAGAGGTGCTGCTCGACAATAACGACAATCGCTTTCCGTACCAGAGGGTCGATCTCGGCTTGTGGGAGGACGAGATCACGATACCCGTTGAAGCCTAGGTTGATGACAGCGATGAGATTGGCGATGTGATTCGAGACTGGCCGAGTCAATATCTTGCATCCTGTATGGACATCGGGAGACTTACAATATTGGAGGGAAAACCGGGTCTTGCCATCGATGTGATCAAGGCCCCCGTCGATTTGAAACAGAGTCTCCCTCTGAACGGCGACTTGAGTAATACTACTCTCCTCTTGTATTTCCTCAGCTTCCGGCTCGTCCGCAGCGAGTTTCTTCTCCGTTTCTTTACTATCGGCAGCAAGAACACAATGTCAGCGGTTGCATCGAATAGGGATCAAAGAAGACCAACGTGGACTTGTTTTTATCTTTCGATGAGTCAACAACAGGTACCGTTTTGCCCACAAACCTCCCCCGGGCGGCGATACCATCATTGAAACGATATCGAAGTCCCAGGCCGCTGCAGGTGATTCCTTTGGATGCACACTTGCCGCATGTCGGCTCTTGGCGGTCGCAGTCTATGCGTCGACGAGAACATTGATAGCATCCTATGACCGTGTTATCACCGACAGTATGCTAGAGGGTTATGCAGTATCACTCACCTCTAACTTTTGGCCTCTTTTTTACCTTGTTTGAACCCTTGGATGAGCTGGGTGTCATGTTGCGAATAGCTTCTTGGGGTTGAACCCAACAGTTGACAAATTGCACCGGTCCGGCCGGACTAGGCTGTTCCGGTCTCGGAGTGACCAATTGAACGCGATGGAATGACCAGGAGACGCCAGCGGGTGACTACAGCAGTTTACAGAGTCCGCAACACGCTGACCAGTGTCTCAACCCATACTCAACGTGTATCTCGCCGTGATGCTAAGGTTGAGAGCAACACGTCCCGGATGCACAGCGCCCTTCGAGGTCATTCGGACATGCAAATCCTTGATAAGAAAAGCGGGGTAGGCTACTCCAAATGGAGTCATTTGACCCGATGATTGACTAGTGCACAGTATGAGCCGCCTCGGAGTAGTTGGCCGATGGCTTTCGGGGGCATCTCCGAAGGTTTATCTGTGGAGTTGGGCCACTAACAATTTCGTGACGTTATTAGAAGAGATATCGCGTGTCTTTGCAGAAGACATTCCTTTCTAATGTACACGGTTTCTTATTATTGGTGGACAAGTGGGTGATGCTATTCCTGAGCTTGCGATTGATTGTAAGGTAGGTAGGTTACTCTCCACAACAACCAGTCCACTTAGAGGTTCTAACTACAACCCCAACCAAAAATCTATATAAGAAGACAAAGATTATGAGTAGTCTTATCAACCGTATAACATACAGGGACATTCACAGGGGTCATTGAGACCATCAAGGTTACCGAGGGGGAGCTGACGCAAATGTGTGCTGCACACTCCTACCTACCCTAGATATTTACAAACCCACCCAGAAGCACGATTTGTATGTCTCATTATTTACTATTTGAATGAAAATACGTGTTATGGCGGCTTTTCAACAGGTGGATATGTGAGAAAGAAAACTCTAGATACCCGATTTTCCCAAGTTGCCATGATCCAGGGGAGGAGTAGCAATATGGCTAGCTCACGGCTTGACAATCTCCAAGCACGAACAGGACGACTTGCCTATAAGACATGGTTCCAAGGCCTATCCTGAACATGTCTTCGCATCCAAGCCAGTTTTTAGGATTGCCTACCAGTAAAATCCTATATTCGTTGAGTATTTTACCTCAGGGGTACCTTGTTTGCTGTGTCTATTGTAGCCTCCAAGTCAGCCCTTGACCCGGCCTCAACGCCGCGTATCTGTCTAAATATGCAGTACGTAGGGTCTTTTCATATAGAATGATGCTAAAGTCGGTAATGAGATGCAAAAGATTCTAGACACGATGTTCTCACCTTTCATAACTTGGGTAGGTAAGTTAAGCCGTGTGGTTCACTTTACTCACACAATCACCCAAAGAGAATGGTTGTACACGTCATCTGAAAACTTAAAACTTCAATTAACATACTAAAATGACTGTCTTGACCGTCTTGAATCTTGTGTTGCCGTAATATGCGTCTCCGTCCCATACATGTACACCCTACTCGGCTTCTTATGATCATGGGTAAACCTGTCTTGGCTCCCAATCACCTTCATATTAGACTCTGTGTCTCTTTCAAAGCTTTCCTGAAGCTGAACTGTACTGTCGCCCTTGCTTCCGGTGGAGAAGAGGGGCTTGATCCTCACTACCAGTGGCTTGAAGGTCGGGAGACACGCGCAGGTGATGGCAGATGTCAACTCTGCAAGAGACCACGACGCTGCCGTGACGTTCCACCATGTCATGTCAGGTGAAGGTTTCAGCCACTGCATTCTCAGAATTGAAACAGCAATGGTGCTTTCATCAGTTAGTTGTAATCACCCACTGAGCAGAGGCACAACTTACAAAAGACCAAGTCCAAAGATACCCGACAGGAGAATCTTTTGGGACAGTGGCAGCTGAAGCTTCCAAATGACAGGAAGAGGTAGGATGAGGATTGCGAAATCGCTGACAATGTTGATGACACCGTTGATATACCACAGCGTAGTCTGGTGAGGTCGGCACCAGCCTTCTACCCTGGGATCCCAGACGGCCTTGAGGGGGATGCATTGAGTGAAGGCCATGATGGTTTGGGAGAGGCCCCACaaggcgacgatgatgatggccccAAGGTAGACGTTTCTCATGTTAGATACGGACATGAGACGGTAGTAATGAAGCAGGAAGGTCATCTTGGCCCAGAACAAAGCCATCATGTAGAACAAGACGGAGACCCAGAAGCACTGGTGGGGTTAGTCCAATTCGTCTTGAACTCGGCGTAGAGGTCTTACTCTTGCGTATAAGATCAAAGTCGCGGGTGTTAATGTCCAGTCATGTCTGCCAAGTCCATAGTTGGTCACTATTCAGGTCAGCTATCGCAGCGAGTGGGAGATCGAGGCCACGTACTTGCGATCATTGCACTTCCAGATCCAATGATACcaacctaaatatattagcaTACAAAAACAAGCTGGGAAtgtataaaaagaaaacttGCCAGTGTGAGCACAGCAGCCAGGTCATCAAGTCCAAATCCCTTGATCAGAGAGCGACACAAGATCCGCAGTCCTACCATTGTTGTGCTGAGACATAGCAACACCACAACCACCGCTATCATCACCGGTCCCCTATTCTGGGCGCGAATCTCTGGGTCGTGTGTGTAATGCATTGCGACGATTCTGGATGAAGGAGGGTCCAAAGCCCGGGGGCAAGCGACACGATATCTATACCAAAGAGGTGCAAACTCAAAGCACGCAAGCCTGAATCTGCGCAACTCAAAATGAGCAGACACTGATGCAAGCGAGGAATGGCTGGGTCTGGAGGGTGCTCAACTGGAATGTATTCAGCAGTGATCTTCCTGTCCATACCACTTTCGCGAATGCAGGAACGGGATAGGCTTTGGGGTTCAAGCCATGGCGTTGTCCAGATCAGAGACATGGCGACCGGGGAACGATCAGATTGGACAGCAGAGTTGGAGATGGGCGTTCCTGGCTGGCTCCGGATCGAGCCGTGGTGGTGTGCCACACAGACTGGCGTAGTCTGGATGCCAGCGGGTACCGTTTCCTGAAGTAACGGGGATTTTATCTCCGGACAAGAATGATGCTTGGAGTTAGTGTTGCGGATAGTGCCGTAGCCATGTCTCGGCCAGTCTAGAGTCCTTGGCCATGATACAGAGACAGCCATGAATAAATACGACTCTTGGCGATGCATCCACCACGAGCCAAGCAAGTCTCGTCGTATCTCAGCGTTCGGACCCCTTAACAATGTCGCACAGGGCGTCTGCATTAGCGCCACACGCCATTTTAACTTTTCACGCAAAAAGTTCGTATCTGTCAGGCACACACAAAATGAGTCAACCCTCAAGTGGATCACCATGCCCATATAATCTCGTTTTCGAACCACGACCCTCAACCAAATAAGCAGTTTGGCGCAGTGGCAGCGCGGTAAGTCATTACAAACTTCAAAACATCACAACACATCAAGCTAATTCAAAAAAGCCGGGCTCATAACCCGGAGGTCGACGGATCGAAGCCGTCAACTGCTAGAGTTGATATTTTTTGCATTTTTTTGCAGattgtttttttctttttggtCTTGAGAGTGAAGAGATTGCGTTTTGGCATGTTTTTGCTGCGTGGGTTGGTGCGAGGTGCGCGGGTGAAGGTATCACGATCAGAGGCCGACCTCGGAGATGAGTCACACAGGCAGGCACCAAATGGAGATCAGCAAGAGTGCCATGATTAAAATATTTTGTCTTGGTAATTAGGTATGCGCATTGTCGGTTCTATGTTGATTTTGTTCTAGTTCTGTTCTACACCTAGATCAATTGTTCTACAGAGCATAGAACCCCATCTTTCACTCAGCCTGGGGTCAAGGAAAGGCACATCAGGCAGCATGGCCGGTCACTACGGAGCACACCTAAAGAAACATTCTTCCGGATAAAATCTCGAGGTGTACATCCGATTCTCGCAAAGCACTATAGCCCGTCAGGTGCAAGACTCAGCAAGACTGCTTCACTTGCATCCCTTAAACTCGCATGCTCCCCGGAGAATCAGCCCCCTTTGGAGATTCCGGCTTAGAGGGCTCCTCCAGACCCGCTTGACGGATCAAATCCTCAAGAGGCCTCTCATGCTTCCAAGAGGAGCCTGGCATCATCGGCCACGCATCATCCCAGATCCCCCTATTCTGCCGCTTACGCTGGACACGCCAATACGCCTTTGTGTCAATGTCTGGCGGAGGTTGGGatcgcttcttcttgatttCTGGTCCCAAGGCTTGGTAATTTGCCTTTAGTCCTTCTTCTGGGTCTTCCGAGGGGTCCTTTGGTGAGATTTTGAAATCGGGAGGCGTCGCCATTGTTTCGAGCATCCTTTGGCGTTCCAACGATATTTGGTGGACGAAGCGGCAGAATGGGCGCGAGTTGGCTCGCTCGCCCTTCTCATATGTACCCACGGGAGGATCCTCGTGCTTCCACTTGCGAGGTCCGTGGGCTTCAAACTCGTCCCTCCAGATCTTCTGCTTTCGCCAGCGGTACTCGACAATCTTCTTAGCGAAGGACTTGTTCCCAGGCCTCTCTCCGATGATTTCTTTTAGCCACGGTTCTACTTCCTCCACCTGGTCGTTGAACTGCTCCTCTGGACGAGAGCGGAGGCGGTCGGCCTCCAACTTCTTTATGGCGTCCTGGCGGCGTTTCTCCTACCCATTAGGGCCCGAGTAGTTGAATACATGGCCTGGTGTAAGGATTTCTGCGTGTTGCTCATGTGCCACTGAGTCGTGGGTTTCTTCGTGCCTAGAAGCAGACATGGTGAGTTTTGCTAAGATCTGTGAATCTTGTTGGGTGCTGTGGTGGTGATTGTGGTAGTGATTGTGTCGTTGTTGGCTGTTGAGTGAATTGAGTCCATCACGGCGGTAGCAAGGGTTCTTATAGGGAAACCACTGCAGATGATTCTTTAGCCAAGAATTCTGAGAACTGCGGCTCATCTGCTCTGTTTCACTTGACCTTTGTTCTTTGTCTCTAAGGTGACGACATGATGGTCAGTTGATCAAGCTATAAAAAGCAGCCCGTCTTTCATCAACAATACAAATGTTCCAAATTCGTCACATTCATCTCAATGAGATCAAATGTTCTTTGTGCTGATTACTTGAACTTGCACCACACTGAATAGGTTTGGTCGTTGCTCTCCATCACAGATTACTCACTCCCTATTCACTACTCTCTTCATTCACCTTCTGACACAACACATAAGATCCCCGCCATGGAAATCCCCATGATGCCCTCTCCTTTGAACGTGACCACCGAATTACGAAAGGTGAATACTATCAACTTTTGCACAGGACCTCCCTCTCTCGAACCCGTGTGAGCTATGTGGtcaaaaggccaagatgacTCAGCCTTTGCACTGATTTACACGCTCCTTCATTACGTTGAGGCACTCTGTACGCTCTTAGAAGACTCCAGTGATTACTTCGTAAATCTCTAACAACAAGATGTGATTTCCATCTGGTTTGACTACTTAAGGCCACACCTCACTTCAACCCCAACCAGCACACATCTCTACCACGCCTCATCCGCTTTCACACTTGAGACTTCTTCGTCTTAAAGCCACCTCAAGTGCTCTACCAAATCATCCCCCGCCGCACTGACCGCTGTCATGCCTCACAAATACAAAGCCCGGATTCCGACACTAGTCAAACCCAGGGTCAAGCAACCCAAGATCAACTACGAGATCATCCACCCGAGCATCGGATCCGGCGCATTTGGAAAAGTGTACAAGGCTCGAAACTTGGACACTGGCGCCATGATGGCTGTCAAGGTCGTCAGCATTGTAGACGATGGGCGCGAGATCAAGATGCTGAGGAACGAAGTCGAGATTCTTGCTCGATCCAATCATCGCCATATCGTCGAGCTCATCACATCCGAGGGCTGGCGTGGCCATGAGATCAAGATCTTCATGAGCTTGAAGGAGGGCTCTCTGACATCGCTGGCACTGGCAACCTCCAATTCCAAATTGCACGACATCGCCGAAACCGCCTTGCATCACATGCTCCAAGCTCTCGATTATCTCGCCTCGGAAGATATCCTACACCGAGATGTAAAGCCAGACAACATTCTCTACTCCATGGACGGGGGCAAACCTCGCTTTGAACTTGGAGACTTTGGCTTGGCCATCGAAGCCCGTCACTACGAAGATCATGCCGGCACCTTTGCTTACATGGCCCCGGATGTCCTCCTCCGTGGAGCCGCTCAGACAGCCAAATCCGACGTCTGGTCCCTCTACGCCACCATGCTCTGGGTTCTAGATGGGCGAGGTTTCCGTGAAAAGTGCCTCCGCCTGAGAGACAATGGCGGGCCCGAACAGCTCTTTCGCGACATTGTGGATATGACTCGGCCCGTCCCTCAAGAGCTCAAGCACATCGAGGAGATGGCGGCATTCAACGCCAATTGCAGAGGTTCAGCAGGAGAGATGCTAGACAAGCTCTTTCGTGGGCGAGGGAATAGAAAGCCGAATGTGAACCCTCCCCGCCAGGAGAGGGGTATGCGTGAGAGAGGTGCTGGACACCGGGAGGTGGAACGACCCAGGGAGAGAGCTCTAGAACCACGAGCGTTCAACGTCGACGACCTTGTACAAGCTTTTGACATCAACCTCGCGGAGCAACAGCGCGGATTCGACCGGATCGAGAAGGCCATTGCCCAGGTGGGCCGCGCGGCCGAACGCTTTGAAGACTCTGAAGATTGCAGATGCAGACGCTGCCGTGGGGGTAGAAGGCATGACGGGGGTAGGCGCCGGTGATATCCAGGGATTTGTGAGGCCGTTGGATATGGAAGACACTAATGTTGGTGGTTGGTCGTATGTCTATGGCCCAGTGTGTTGGGGTTGATGTTCATTAATTAAGCGGGATGTGGCTGCATATCGGTGACGAGTTTGTCTCTAGCTAGGGGGAGTTAATCAATGAACCCACTAAGTAACCTTAATGAATAAAAAGTAGTAACATTGAATGTGACACATGTCATACGATGCCTATcggatggtggtgatgatgagggtgGAGGCGGAAAAGTGTTTTTGCCAACTAGAAGGAGGCTGAAAACATGGGACCTAAGCCTCCCGAGAGTTGTTCGTATCCCTATTTTTTATGGAGAAATATATTTCtcataagtattattatggCAATCTCTTACTCTCTATTGACTTAGAGCGAGTGTTCAAGTCAAGTTGATCATGGATGATTCAAATTGTCGATTTTCATGACGTCTCAGAAGGCATCGGCCATAATAACAAATAACACAGTTAGAATAATATGGCCACATTAGATCCCAGTGCCTTGAGACTTCTCGATATCATGTATTTTCCTCACCAAGTGCCTCGGAAGTGTGACGCAGAATGCTGCAGATAAACTCGATCCCAATTTGCCTGTCCACGAGGTTCACCGTTCAAGCCACACCAAACTCTCAATTTGCCAATTCGGCCGAGATTCAGGAGTCTGTATTATTATCATTCATGTGGCTGCAGTTGACGAGGCCAAATCCGAAGTTAATCGTTCGACGTGCATCAACTTTATTTGACATGACAACTTGGCCTTTAAAAAGTAGTCACCCACGCCTTTTTGCTCTGCCAACGTCCTTGGCCTATAACCGTTTCTGAATCTTTCCTCTTATTACTTTTCCTTGTCCCTTCGTTACTTAAACCACTTCTAACTCTCCCTTGTCTGTCAAACTTCTTGACTTGTTTCCGCTCCCTGCTTACTTTCACATACTGACTAAACCACCTCAcatcgtccttcttctctatTTCTTATTGATTCTCCTCATCTCCTCTTGCCTCACTCATACTTTCATCCAATCAGCTCACAGTCATGGAGTCTTCTAACTCTAACCTTCCATCCTACGAGGAAGCCACCGCTGGCCAGGAACGCCCTCGCATCATCGCACACAACCGACACTGCCCTGAGCAGTCAAACGAGGAATATCTCATGAGcaatcctcatcttcaatcCTCGTACCTCCCGATAAGAGAATGGACGCACAATATGCCTGGCACCACTGCGGCTGAAACTCCATGGCGGCTGGGCAATGACCGAAGGCAGAATGATGTCATCACTTGGCAAGTCTTCCAAGAGACTTCAAGCACGTCGGCGACTTCAATGCAGGAAAATGTTGTTCAATGGCTGCGTCGTCTGTGTATGGAAATTTCGACGCCTTCTTCATTTGCAGCGGGCGGAATACCGTTGAGACCAGGCGATATAGAATACACTCTCAACGCTGAGCAGAACTGGACTCACAACTGGGGATGGGAGGTTGAACTCTACGCATATGCATACCCCGAGCACATTCGATGTTCCGATTGGTCCGTGACTATGCGTATCTACCTCCATGACCTACCACATCAGCTCCGTATGGGTGGGATTCAGTGGCGAGATGTTGTCGTGTCGGATTATGACTTCCACATGGAGCTTGACTCGTACCCAGAGCGCGGCTGGGACTGGAAGTTGACGTCGACTTGTGCAGCGACAAGTGACACGGCCCGGTCACAGAGGAATTGGGAAGCTAGGACTATGTCCTCGCGAAGGGTTCTGCCATCCACTCCCGAGTTTTGGAGTTGTCTCTCGGAGGATACGATCTTTAGGTGAGTGCCCATGTCCATGAGCATAAGACATTACTAACTGAAAGGGCAGTGGAACGATCAAGCAGAGAACTTGCCGTGACAAGTACAAGATGGTCATGTGGTATTCGCATTCGACGGCATATGCCAATGACCTCACGGAGCAGACAATTGGTCCTTGGCATGATGGTCTTGCGGGGGCGTTTGCCGAGTTTATACGCCCGCTCGTTCCCCGCGGTCCATCCCGTATGCCCAGTGCGTCAGGGAAACACCAAGCAGACCCTGTTGTAACGGAGTCTGCTGACGTCGATGGAGCGGGATCAAGCTCTGGGCCGAGTCAACGTTGAGCAGCTGCTTCCCGAGCAAGTCTTCAGCCTCTCCCAGCTAAGAGCGATCAGATAACTCGTCCAATGACTTCCCCGCAGCCGGTTCTGCCAAGAGTCTATTGCCGTTGCAATCTGGGCGACTCCTACATCAGTGGCTGAAGTGTCATGGCGCCTCATTGGCTGGCCGCTTCGAATGCGAAATACGGGCAACGCCCAGCGTCGCAGCTCCAGGCACCCATATTCCCCGGACGATCGCGAAATACGGCACCAAATTTCCCTCTTCAGCTTTCGGTATTTAAGAATCAAGTCCCAGTCGATTGTTCAATATGGAAGTTCATCAACCCAGAACAAGTTCACCATGGCGACCACTACCCAGTCGAAATTCCACACCATGTTCCACGATGATCCGTCCTACCAGGACAACAAGATCGATCTCTTTGCCCCGAGTCAATCGCAAGACAATTGCTTAACGGCTTTTGAGAGCATCTCACCCTCCAACATCGTCCCTTTGAGAAAGCTCAAGCAATGGCCCCGAGCCGTCCTTTGTCCAGCCTGTCGAGAACTCTCCATCACTCGAGTTGAACGCAAAATCTGCAGCGGCACACAGTAAGTGCGTCCCATTTTTTCTCCTTGAATGTATACTGACTTTTATCAAGTGTAATGGCTGCTTTTATGTTTATGTGCACTATATTTGGGGGCCCTGTCGTATACATGTCCAAGGCGTTCAAGAATGTCGAGCACTATTGCTGTCGATGCAATCGGAGGCTAGCGACTTTTCATTTTAACACGGGGACTGAGATTCATGTCTACTAGGTGTGCAATTAGTTAGCAGATGTGTGACCACCAAGGCACTTTGACTTTTCATTCCCATTTGCAGTGCCACTACTGTTTGGCTGTGCCCCCTTGATTGAGCCTACTCCTCCCCGGCTCTTCTAGCTTCACATGCCCGATACATTGTGATGAGTTTCTAGCATAGCTAGAATTATCAGAATAGAGAAATTTGCATACTGCACAGAATGGGTGGACGCCCTCGAGCGCCACATCATCACATGCGAGCAAAAAAGGATCAGCCCAGTCCTCGGATAGCATATGCTATGCAGGAAGGAATCAACCTTTGAGTTCTTTGAGCTCTCGAAATCTCCTTTTTCAACTCCCCTTCCAGGATTTTGGCCCTCTACCCTTGCCTCcccccctcctcttcccctATTAGTGGGTTGCTACTCGGGCTGGACCGTTGCATCGAGGCGTCCAACAGCATTGGAGCTCAAAGACAAAGGGCCAAGTTTTCTCGTTGAACCGTTTTACTTCGGATGTTCTTTGTTCCTAGGCTGCCATCGATCAACTCTTACGAGTTAGTGCGATCCAGCTCGCTTCACAACGTAGCGGCGACTCGAGGGCGCACCCATTAATTCTTTGTTCATGGTGAATAAGCAATGCCACCAGTCGCTATTTGCAGGAGAAACGAGGTCTAGAACTAATTCTACATGGCGTGGCCTAAATTCTTAGTCCTTTGTGCAGGCCATGGCTGCGTGATCAACCATCCCCTTTAATAAGGTCGGGTCAAGACTACCCCCCGACACTTCATCGCGGCGTAGAATCACTGCTTTCTTGCAATAGCAATACGGAGTCAACTTTCATCTTTTCCACTTTTAACATGGGAGCCAAAGTCAAAGTTAACCACCCAAGGCAAAGACCTCCAAATCCAAATCCAAATCCAAGGGCCGCAAGGGTTCGGAAGAATCTGAGCAAGGTGAAGCCGCTGCCGCGGGTACAGACCCTGGAGGCTACGAGGAATGGCTCGGCCGGAATACCGGTAGCTACAACTCTTCAAGTTCCAATGCCACACTCCCACCTATTCCAATCGAGTGGAACATCTCGCCCATCAACTTGGACTCTGTCCAGTGTCCTTCTGTCGGAAGCACAGTCGGCTGGTTCATCGCCACGGACTTTTTCTCTGCCTGCGCTTCGTTTTTTCTCTGCGTGGTTCTTGTTGCACTATTCGAACCTGTCGGCGGTAGAAACAATAAGAGGCCCAACAAAAGGTGTTGGGATACCGAGAAGATCTGGCTCACGTGGCTCATTGGTTTTGGTTTTGAAGCCTTGGGAAACCTCATCAACGCGGCCATCGTCGTCACCTCGAAGGGCTACGGAAACTCGC from Fusarium falciforme chromosome 2, complete sequence includes these protein-coding regions:
- a CDS encoding Zn(2)-C6 fungal-type domain-containing protein, translated to MTPSSSKGSNKVKKRPKVRGCYQCSRRRIDCDRQEPTCGKCASKGITCSGLGLRYRFNDGIAARGRFVGKTVPVVDSSKDKNKSTKETEKKLAADEPEAEEIQEESSITQVAVQRETLFQIDGGLDHIDGKTRFSLQYFSNHIANLIAVINLGFNGYRDLVLPQAEIDPLVRKAIVVIVEQHLSLQNGTTVSLDPTAYSSLVRDLITRSERCAPQDDESALTVLLLLHIREMISGSPNFKLVYGSLRVVVNALGQGLDAMASELRKFVEMQILRVCLFGESLFNETNGAQFIQAQQQACLGFIPWCLQFHPELEGLILQLADLTTWACDIYVQRAIFNPPAEETVPMIERFKRAIEEVDAYIDIVGLHLLAWPYFIVAAESSTLAHRDFFLKKLESLYNMTGCWNILRAIDQVQEIWASQSSIRWTSMLGGPTQALIM
- a CDS encoding Protein kinase domain-containing protein; this encodes MPHKYKARIPTLVKPRVKQPKINYEIIHPSIGSGAFGKVYKARNLDTGAMMAVKVVSIVDDGREIKMLRNEVEILARSNHRHIVELITSEGWRGHEIKIFMSLKEGSLTSLALATSNSKLHDIAETALHHMLQALDYLASEDILHRDVKPDNILYSMDGGKPRFELGDFGLAIEARHYEDHAGTFAYMAPDVLLRGAAQTAKSDVWSLYATMLWVLDGRGFREKCLRLRDNGGPEQLFRDIVDMTRPVPQELKHIEEMAAFNANCRGSAGEMLDKLFRGRGNRKPNVNPPRQERGMRERGAGHREVERPRERALEPRAFNVDDLVQAFDINLAEQQRGFDRIEKAIAQVGRAAERFEDSEDCRCRRCRGGRRHDGGRRR
- a CDS encoding LITAF domain-containing protein, translated to MESSNSNLPSYEEATAGQERPRIIAHNRHCPEQSNEEYLMSNPHLQSSYLPIREWTHNMPGTTAAETPWRLGNDRRQNDVITWQVFQETSSTSATSMQENVVQWLRRLCMEISTPSSFAAGGIPLRPGDIEYTLNAEQNWTHNWGWEVELYAYAYPEHIRCSDWSVTMRIYLHDLPHQLRMGGIQWRDVVVSDYDFHMELDSYPERGWDWKLTSTCAATSDTARSQRNWEARTMSSRRVLPSTPEFWSCLSEDTIFSGTIKQRTCRDKYKMVMWYSHSTAYANDLTEQTIGPWHDGLAGAFAEFIRPLVPRGPSRMPSASGKHQADPVVTDRFCQESIAVAIWATPTSVAEVSWRLIGWPLRMRNTGNAQRRSSRHPYSPDDREIRHQISLFSFRYLRIKSQSIVQYGSSSTQNKFTMATTTQSKFHTMFHDDPSYQDNKIDLFAPSQSQDNCLTAFESISPSNIVPLRKLKQWPRAVLCPACRELSITRVERKICSGTHVMAAFMFMCTIFGGPVVYMSKAFKNVEHYCCRCNRRLATFHFNTGTEIHVY